The following proteins come from a genomic window of Brevibacillus antibioticus:
- a CDS encoding LysR family transcriptional regulator: protein MELRQIHYFIEVAKREHFTEASHHLHVAQSALSRQIANLEEELGVSLFLREGRNIKLTAVGKIFLQHVEMAMNEIEKAKEKIEEFLDPSRGTIRVGFTSSLAANPLPTVISGFRSRYPDIGFQLKQGSYQGLIDSVINGEIDLAFLGPVPTHEKNVRSHIFFAENIVALLPAKHPLSKQPSLRLSQLQEDTFVLFPPGFILRNIAVNACSQMGFSPQVAFEGEDIDAIKGLVAAGLGVTLLPELTLTDNVPRETVKIPISEPLVTRTVGIIIPNNRELPPSEKLFYHFLKEFFDVLSKYS, encoded by the coding sequence ATGGAGCTACGACAGATTCACTACTTCATCGAGGTTGCCAAACGAGAGCACTTCACCGAAGCCTCACATCATTTGCACGTCGCCCAATCCGCCCTCAGTCGGCAAATCGCCAATCTGGAGGAGGAGCTCGGTGTGTCGCTGTTCCTCCGCGAAGGTCGCAATATCAAGCTGACGGCAGTTGGAAAAATCTTCTTGCAGCACGTCGAAATGGCGATGAACGAAATCGAAAAAGCAAAAGAGAAGATTGAGGAGTTCCTCGACCCGTCACGGGGCACGATTCGTGTTGGTTTTACGAGCAGCCTCGCCGCCAATCCCCTTCCGACGGTCATCTCCGGTTTTCGATCCCGGTATCCGGACATCGGCTTTCAATTGAAGCAAGGCTCTTATCAGGGGCTGATCGACTCGGTCATCAACGGAGAAATTGACTTGGCTTTCCTTGGTCCTGTCCCCACTCATGAAAAAAATGTTCGCAGCCACATCTTCTTCGCAGAAAATATCGTGGCACTGCTGCCCGCAAAGCACCCGCTATCCAAGCAGCCGAGCTTGCGTCTCAGTCAGTTGCAGGAAGATACTTTTGTTTTATTTCCACCCGGTTTCATCCTCCGCAATATCGCTGTCAATGCTTGCTCGCAAATGGGCTTTTCTCCTCAAGTTGCTTTTGAAGGTGAAGATATCGATGCGATTAAAGGGTTGGTTGCGGCAGGCTTGGGTGTCACTTTGTTGCCAGAGCTTACATTAACAGATAACGTTCCCCGTGAGACAGTGAAAATCCCGATAAGTGAGCCATTGGTTACGCGAACAGTGGGTATTATCATCCCGAACAACCGGGAGCTTCCGCCTTCCGAAAAGCTTTTTTATCATTTTCTAAAAGAGTTTTTTGATGTACTGAGTAAGTACAGTTAA
- a CDS encoding GNAT family N-acetyltransferase, translating into MRGIHIGNLCIRDARVEDRDQIEEHLLEAYQQYEQHLSAEKWERYKEEIRQSVTNSRTLAFMVAVLDSEVVGSVQLFVSSEVAYAKPELGIDSPIMRFLAVSPKARGHGIAAQLIAESIHRTQRLGATTLHLHTTDMMASAIKLYERLGFTRAIEKDFSNGETLVKSYYLRL; encoded by the coding sequence ATGAGAGGAATCCACATAGGCAATCTATGCATTCGAGACGCAAGAGTCGAGGACCGCGATCAGATTGAGGAGCATCTGCTCGAAGCCTACCAGCAATATGAGCAGCATTTATCTGCCGAGAAATGGGAGCGATATAAAGAAGAAATCAGGCAATCCGTGACAAACAGTAGGACTCTCGCTTTCATGGTTGCGGTCTTGGATAGCGAGGTAGTAGGTAGCGTTCAGCTATTTGTTTCCTCAGAAGTCGCTTATGCCAAGCCAGAACTCGGCATCGATTCCCCAATTATGCGGTTTCTGGCCGTTTCACCGAAAGCGAGGGGGCATGGTATTGCGGCACAGCTGATTGCGGAAAGTATCCATCGCACGCAAAGACTAGGAGCAACGACGCTTCATCTCCACACAACAGACATGATGGCATCCGCAATCAAATTGTATGAACGCCTGGGATTTACGCGAGCCATAGAGAAAGACTTTTCAAACGGGGAGACACTTGTGAAAAGCTACTACCTGCGACTGTAA